In Leptospira harrisiae, a genomic segment contains:
- a CDS encoding ribonucleotide-diphosphate reductase subunit beta yields MDYQSEVLLKENKDRFVILPIKFPKIWEMYKKQQASFWTAEEIDLSSDLDDWNSLSNNERFFLSNVLAFFAASDGIVNENLAVNFMREVQLPEVRCFYGFQIMMENIHSETYSLLIDTYIKDPKEKNRLFHSIETIPAVQKKSEWALRWIGEGNFAERLLAFAAVEGIFFSGSFCAIFWMKKRGLLPGLSFSNELISRDEALHCEFACILFKMIKEKPSAERVYEIFTDAVNIEKEFITESLSVDLIGMNAKLMQQYIEFVADRWLIELGFEKLYYSANPFDFMEMISLQGKTNFFEKRVGDYQKAGVLNSEQGFTFSLNEDF; encoded by the coding sequence ATGGATTACCAATCAGAAGTTTTGTTAAAAGAAAATAAGGATCGATTTGTGATCCTTCCCATCAAGTTTCCTAAAATTTGGGAAATGTATAAAAAACAACAAGCATCCTTTTGGACTGCAGAAGAAATTGATTTGAGTAGTGATTTAGATGATTGGAATTCTTTATCAAACAACGAACGATTTTTTTTAAGTAATGTTTTGGCATTTTTTGCAGCAAGTGACGGGATCGTAAACGAAAACTTAGCAGTTAACTTTATGCGTGAGGTTCAACTTCCTGAAGTTAGGTGTTTTTATGGATTCCAAATCATGATGGAAAATATCCATTCCGAGACCTATTCTCTTTTAATTGATACGTACATCAAAGATCCAAAAGAAAAAAATAGATTATTCCATTCTATAGAAACAATACCTGCCGTTCAAAAAAAATCTGAATGGGCCTTACGTTGGATTGGTGAAGGAAATTTTGCGGAACGTCTTCTTGCTTTTGCAGCTGTAGAAGGAATTTTTTTCAGTGGGAGTTTTTGTGCCATTTTTTGGATGAAAAAACGTGGTCTTTTGCCCGGACTTAGTTTTTCAAACGAACTGATTAGTCGTGATGAAGCTTTACACTGCGAGTTTGCTTGTATTCTTTTTAAAATGATAAAAGAAAAACCAAGTGCTGAACGTGTGTATGAAATTTTTACAGATGCCGTAAATATTGAAAAGGAATTCATCACCGAATCTTTGTCAGTGGATTTGATTGGAATGAATGCAAAACTAATGCAACAATACATTGAGTTTGTAGCTGACCGTTGGCTGATTGAACTTGGATTTGAAAAACTTTATTATTCCGCCAATCCTTTTGATTTTATGGAAATGATCTCTTTACAAGGGAAAACTAATTTTTTTGAAAAACGTGTAGGTGATTACCAAAAGGCAGGTGTTCTGAATTCGGAACAAGGGTTTACATTTTCTCTGAATGAAGACTTTTAA
- a CDS encoding ribonucleoside-diphosphate reductase subunit alpha translates to MFVLKRNGKTESVKFDKVTARIEKLSYGLSRLVSPIDVAKKVIEGIYDGVSTSELDNLAAEIAASLTTKHPDYALLASRIAVSNLHKNTTKSFSETMERLYSYIDPKTNKQMPLIADDVWETIKKHSELLDSSIIYDRDFGFDYFGFRTLEKSYLLKLDGKIVERPQHMYMRVALGIHKHRIDDVIKTYHLMSERWFTHATPTLFNAGTPKPQMSSCFLLTMKDDSIDGIYDTLKQTAKISQSAGGIGLSIHNIRATGSYIGGTNGTSNGIIPMLRVFNDTARYVDQGGGKRKGAFAIYLEPWHADIFPFLELKKNHGKEEMRARDLFFALWISDLFMKRVEEGGDWSLFCPNEAPGLSDVYGEEFVSLYEQYEREGRARTKIKAQDLWFAIVESQIETGTPYLLYKDAANAKSNQKNLGTIKSSNLCTEILEFTSPEEVAVCNLASVALPKFVADDKFLFDKLYEIVYQMTVNLNRIIDENYYPVPEAKNSNLKHRPIGIGVQGLADVFILLRMAFESEEAKKLNVEIFETIYFASMTASKDIAKEEGSYPSFVGSPLSQGIFQFDLWNVKPTGRWDFESLRKEVVQFGTRNSLLVAPMPTASTSQILGNNECFEPYTSNIYSRRVLSGEFIIVNKHLLHDLIELGLWNSDMKNQIIAAGGSIQSIPSIPDSIKEIYKTVWEMKQRSLIDMARDRGAFICQSQSLNLFVESPTVAKLTSMHFYAWKQGLKTGMYYLRTKAASQAIQFTIDKGKEEIPLGKEVQSSLSANKNEVNPEFVGETCSMEEGCLVCGS, encoded by the coding sequence ATGTTTGTACTCAAAAGAAATGGAAAAACTGAATCAGTAAAATTTGATAAAGTCACAGCTCGGATTGAAAAGTTATCTTATGGCCTTAGTCGTTTGGTTAGCCCCATCGATGTAGCCAAAAAAGTCATCGAAGGAATTTATGATGGAGTTAGCACTTCCGAACTGGACAATTTAGCCGCCGAAATTGCAGCCTCCCTTACCACCAAACATCCTGACTATGCACTTCTAGCCAGTCGTATTGCTGTAAGTAACCTACACAAAAACACAACTAAATCTTTTTCTGAAACCATGGAACGGTTATATTCCTACATCGATCCAAAAACCAATAAACAAATGCCTTTGATTGCAGATGATGTTTGGGAGACTATAAAAAAACATTCAGAACTTTTGGATAGTTCCATTATCTATGATAGAGACTTTGGATTTGATTATTTTGGATTCCGCACTTTAGAAAAATCCTATTTGTTGAAGCTAGATGGAAAAATTGTAGAACGCCCGCAACATATGTACATGCGCGTCGCACTCGGAATCCATAAACATCGAATTGATGATGTAATTAAAACTTATCATTTGATGAGCGAACGTTGGTTTACTCATGCCACACCTACACTTTTTAATGCAGGAACTCCTAAACCGCAAATGAGCAGCTGTTTTCTTTTGACCATGAAAGACGACAGTATCGATGGAATTTATGATACTCTCAAACAAACTGCAAAAATTTCACAAAGTGCCGGTGGAATTGGTTTGTCCATTCATAACATTCGCGCCACAGGTTCTTATATTGGTGGTACCAATGGAACTAGTAACGGAATTATTCCCATGTTACGTGTATTTAACGATACTGCGCGTTATGTAGACCAAGGGGGTGGAAAACGAAAAGGTGCCTTTGCAATCTATTTGGAACCTTGGCACGCCGATATCTTTCCTTTTTTGGAATTAAAGAAAAACCATGGCAAAGAAGAAATGCGGGCTCGTGATTTATTTTTTGCTCTTTGGATTTCCGATCTATTTATGAAACGAGTGGAAGAGGGTGGTGACTGGAGTTTGTTTTGTCCAAACGAAGCACCGGGACTTTCTGATGTGTATGGAGAAGAATTTGTTTCCTTGTATGAACAATATGAAAGAGAAGGGCGAGCCAGAACCAAAATCAAAGCCCAAGACCTTTGGTTTGCTATCGTTGAATCTCAAATTGAAACAGGAACACCTTATTTATTGTACAAAGATGCGGCCAATGCAAAAAGTAATCAGAAAAATCTGGGAACCATAAAAAGTAGCAATCTTTGTACAGAGATTTTAGAATTCACAAGCCCTGAGGAAGTTGCGGTTTGTAATTTAGCATCTGTCGCCTTGCCAAAGTTTGTTGCCGATGATAAATTTTTATTTGATAAACTTTATGAGATTGTCTACCAAATGACAGTAAATTTAAATCGTATCATCGATGAAAATTATTACCCAGTTCCGGAAGCCAAAAATTCAAATTTGAAACATCGTCCGATTGGGATTGGTGTCCAAGGCCTTGCCGATGTTTTTATCCTCCTTCGTATGGCGTTTGAAAGTGAAGAGGCAAAAAAACTCAATGTCGAGATTTTTGAGACCATTTATTTTGCATCCATGACTGCGAGTAAAGACATTGCTAAAGAAGAAGGAAGTTATCCCAGTTTCGTTGGTTCCCCTCTTTCCCAAGGAATTTTCCAATTTGATTTATGGAATGTAAAACCAACAGGACGTTGGGATTTCGAATCACTACGAAAAGAAGTGGTTCAATTTGGAACAAGGAATTCTCTCCTTGTGGCGCCAATGCCCACAGCTTCCACTTCGCAAATTTTGGGGAATAATGAATGTTTTGAACCATATACTTCGAATATTTATTCCCGACGTGTTCTCAGTGGAGAGTTTATCATTGTCAATAAACATTTGTTACATGATTTGATTGAACTAGGGCTTTGGAATTCAGATATGAAAAATCAAATCATTGCTGCAGGTGGTAGCATCCAATCCATTCCTTCGATTCCCGATTCTATCAAAGAAATTTATAAAACTGTTTGGGAAATGAAACAAAGATCACTCATTGATATGGCAAGGGATCGTGGTGCTTTTATCTGCCAGTCTCAGTCTTTGAATTTATTTGTAGAAAGTCCTACTGTTGCCAAACTCACTTCTATGCATTTTTACGCTTGGAAACAAGGTTTAAAAACTGGTATGTATTATTTACGAACCAAAGCTGCATCGCAGGCCATCCAATTCACTATAGATAAAGGAAAGGAAGAAATTCCACTGGGAAAAGAAGTCCAGTCGTCTTTATCAGCTAACAAAAACGAGGTGAATCCTGAATTTGTAGGGGAAACTTGTTCGATGGAAGAAGGTTGTCTCGTTTGCGGAAGTTAA
- a CDS encoding beta-propeller fold lactonase family protein: MKTNCSNRNKFPTFTNIRKTFSLLVCLFLFNACLLNPIVHSLLFPEKDPSSKSLFGLLALLASSNQVVELNHTWAGIRKGDNLQLEAQYYSYGNKTDSTFLWSSSNNSVATVDVNGLVQGIGNGKVWITATAADGWTSASSDITVYTGYVYTTMDINSTVGFLTMNQSTGLLSSVGTNPTGNGPTGIGVDPTGKFLFTADLYSGTFSQFLINQSTGVLTANSIPTYPAGSGPRNLVITPDGRFLYLASEGNREIRVFAINADGTLSFLFAYPTIVPHNVIQISRNGNFIFYNSPNLTEIVSYRINYNDGSLTQVGISPSFPNGGSGFISTHPNGRYLYVASSPTVTVLSFDSNTGQMGFVDSVFHGLSINGTTIHPSGNFFYLVHITEGEISCYTVEPNSGKISLSSKLSGLVTNLRYMVIDPSGRFAYVAYNGGNLHQFSINQTTGELTLMGTVNPGNPQWNLTFL, encoded by the coding sequence ATGAAAACGAATTGTTCGAATCGAAATAAATTTCCAACGTTTACAAACATCCGAAAAACTTTTTCCCTTCTGGTTTGTCTTTTTTTGTTCAATGCCTGTCTTCTCAATCCCATAGTTCATAGTCTTCTTTTTCCAGAAAAAGACCCTTCTTCCAAATCGTTGTTTGGACTTTTGGCCTTACTTGCCAGCTCCAACCAGGTAGTCGAACTCAACCATACTTGGGCTGGGATTCGCAAAGGGGACAACTTGCAACTCGAAGCGCAGTACTATTCGTACGGTAATAAAACAGATTCAACTTTTCTATGGTCCAGTAGCAACAACTCTGTGGCCACTGTGGATGTTAATGGTTTGGTCCAAGGCATTGGCAATGGAAAGGTTTGGATCACTGCTACTGCTGCCGATGGATGGACCAGCGCTAGCTCCGATATTACCGTGTATACCGGTTATGTTTATACCACGATGGATATAAATTCAACTGTTGGCTTTCTGACGATGAACCAGTCAACGGGTCTCCTATCTTCGGTCGGTACAAATCCAACTGGTAATGGACCCACGGGAATCGGAGTCGATCCAACAGGAAAGTTTTTATTTACGGCAGACTTATACAGTGGGACTTTCTCTCAATTTTTAATCAACCAGAGTACGGGTGTTCTCACTGCAAATTCTATCCCCACATATCCAGCGGGTTCGGGACCGAGAAATTTGGTGATCACTCCTGATGGAAGGTTTTTATACCTTGCATCGGAAGGCAATAGGGAGATTCGTGTTTTTGCGATCAATGCCGATGGCACTCTCAGTTTTCTTTTTGCCTATCCAACTATTGTCCCCCATAACGTGATTCAAATTTCACGGAATGGGAATTTTATCTTTTATAACAGTCCTAACTTAACAGAAATTGTTTCTTATCGAATCAACTATAATGATGGAAGTTTAACTCAAGTAGGAATTAGTCCAAGTTTTCCCAATGGTGGATCAGGTTTTATTTCGACCCATCCCAATGGTAGGTATTTATATGTTGCTTCCAGTCCCACTGTTACTGTCCTAAGTTTTGATAGCAATACGGGACAAATGGGTTTTGTGGATTCCGTTTTTCATGGATTGAGTATCAATGGGACGACAATCCATCCTAGTGGAAATTTTTTCTATTTAGTTCATATCACTGAAGGTGAAATTTCTTGTTATACGGTGGAGCCAAATTCTGGGAAAATTTCACTTTCCTCTAAACTGTCCGGACTTGTTACAAACTTGCGTTATATGGTCATTGATCCAAGCGGACGTTTCGCCTATGTGGCATATAATGGTGGAAATTTACATCAATTCTCGATTAACCAAACCACTGGTGAACTTACTTTAATGGGGACAGTGAATCCAGGTAATCCTCAATGGAATTTAACCTTCCTATAA
- a CDS encoding beta-propeller fold lactonase family protein: MKTNCSNRNKFPTFTNIRKTFSLLVCLFSFNACLLNPIVHSLLFPEKDPSRNSLFVLWALLSNSNSVVELNRTWAGIYKGESLQLEAQYYSYGAKTDSTFQWTSNNDAVATVSPTGLVQSIGNGKVIITVASADGRASATSAITVYSGYVYTSLDFNNSVALLTMDNSTGLLTFNASALVGTSQPTGIGVDPAGKFLYTGDFGGATISQFLINQTTGALTSNTPVFVAAGANPRNLVTTPDSRFLYLASEGTSAIRAFAINPNGTLTFLNSYPTMVRGEIQISRNGNFIFYMNPSVTEITSYRINYSDGSLSQVGVSPTFPNNGPGHVSTHPNGKYLYVGTFPAVTVLSFDSNFGQMGFVDSVFYGMSINSTAIHPSGRFLYLVHINEGVVSCYTVDPNTGKISYSSNVSGYSGNSLRFMVIDPSGRFAYVAANTGNNLFQFSINQITGELTPMGTANAGGPQWNLTFL, translated from the coding sequence ATGAAAACGAATTGTTCGAATCGAAATAAATTTCCAACGTTTACAAACATCCGAAAAACTTTTTCCCTTCTGGTTTGTCTTTTTTCGTTCAATGCCTGTCTTCTCAATCCCATAGTTCATAGCCTTCTTTTTCCTGAAAAAGATCCTTCCCGCAATTCTTTATTCGTGTTATGGGCCTTGTTATCTAATTCCAATTCAGTGGTGGAACTAAACCGTACCTGGGCAGGAATTTACAAAGGAGAAAGTTTACAATTGGAAGCACAGTACTATTCGTACGGTGCCAAAACAGATTCTACCTTCCAATGGACAAGTAACAATGATGCTGTTGCCACTGTATCACCTACGGGTCTTGTGCAGAGTATTGGAAATGGAAAGGTTATCATTACTGTCGCCTCCGCTGATGGAAGAGCAAGTGCCACAAGTGCCATTACAGTTTATTCGGGATATGTATATACGAGTTTAGATTTTAATAATTCTGTAGCACTTTTAACAATGGATAATTCTACTGGACTCTTGACTTTCAATGCTTCGGCTCTAGTTGGAACCTCTCAGCCAACTGGAATTGGAGTCGATCCAGCCGGTAAATTTTTATATACTGGTGATTTTGGTGGGGCTACCATTTCCCAATTTTTAATCAACCAAACGACTGGAGCCCTTACATCAAATACCCCTGTCTTTGTGGCAGCTGGGGCAAATCCAAGAAATTTAGTTACTACTCCTGATAGTAGGTTTTTGTATTTAGCTTCCGAAGGAACTTCAGCCATTCGGGCTTTCGCCATCAATCCAAATGGTACTCTTACTTTTCTAAATTCTTATCCAACCATGGTCCGTGGAGAAATTCAAATTTCGCGGAATGGAAATTTTATTTTTTATATGAATCCTTCTGTAACAGAGATTACTTCTTATCGAATCAACTATAGCGACGGAAGTTTATCGCAAGTAGGTGTCAGTCCGACATTTCCTAATAATGGTCCAGGTCATGTTTCGACTCATCCTAATGGCAAATACTTATACGTTGGTACCTTTCCGGCTGTAACAGTATTGAGTTTTGATAGTAATTTCGGGCAAATGGGATTTGTGGATTCTGTTTTTTATGGTATGAGCATCAATAGCACAGCAATCCATCCCAGTGGACGATTTCTGTATTTAGTTCACATCAACGAAGGTGTGGTTTCTTGTTATACGGTAGATCCTAATACGGGAAAAATTTCGTACTCGTCTAACGTGTCTGGCTATTCTGGAAATAGTTTGCGATTTATGGTAATCGATCCTTCAGGACGTTTTGCCTATGTTGCTGCTAATACGGGTAATAATTTATTCCAATTTAGTATCAACCAAATTACAGGTGAGCTCACTCCGATGGGGACTGCCAATGCAGGGGGCCCCCAGTGGAATTTAACTTTTTTATAA
- a CDS encoding type 1 glutamine amidotransferase domain-containing protein, translating into MILIPIPSSDFDPSEASLPWKLLSESNFKFQFATPNGKKAKADERMLTGKGLGILKSGFMARRDARDAYFEMENSNEFQNPIPYSEINEKDFQAILLPGGHAQGMKEYLESKILQNVVVDFFHSEKPVAAICHGVLLAARSIDPKTNKSVLYEKNTTALLQKQELLAYYTTKLWLGNYYKTYPLTVQAEVTSFLKSKEQFKTGGSLSVRDSLGNPDVGFTVVDGNYVSARWPGDAYQFTNVFKRLL; encoded by the coding sequence ATGATTCTAATTCCCATCCCTAGTTCTGATTTTGATCCGAGTGAAGCCTCTCTTCCATGGAAACTTTTATCGGAATCAAATTTCAAATTTCAGTTTGCCACTCCCAATGGAAAAAAAGCAAAGGCAGATGAACGGATGTTAACTGGAAAGGGACTTGGAATTTTGAAATCCGGGTTTATGGCACGCAGAGATGCAAGAGATGCTTACTTCGAAATGGAAAATTCGAATGAATTTCAGAACCCCATTCCTTATTCTGAAATCAATGAAAAAGATTTCCAAGCCATTCTTTTGCCAGGGGGACATGCCCAAGGTATGAAAGAATACTTAGAATCTAAAATTTTACAAAACGTGGTCGTGGATTTTTTTCATTCAGAAAAACCAGTGGCGGCAATTTGTCATGGCGTATTGCTTGCCGCAAGAAGTATAGATCCTAAGACAAATAAATCTGTCTTATATGAAAAAAATACAACTGCCCTTTTACAAAAACAGGAACTCCTCGCATACTACACTACGAAACTTTGGTTAGGGAATTATTACAAAACGTATCCGCTGACTGTACAAGCAGAAGTCACTAGCTTTTTAAAATCAAAAGAGCAGTTCAAAACTGGTGGAAGTTTATCTGTGAGAGATAGTTTAGGGAATCCCGATGTTGGTTTTACCGTTGTAGATGGAAATTATGTATCTGCGAGATGGCCTGGGGATGCGTATCAATTTACAAACGTTTTCAAAAGATTGCTCTAA
- a CDS encoding MBL fold metallo-hydrolase, translating into MKKIQTIYSDNDHKWSVIARDPSKPNWLIDTNEYLIESDGMGLLTDPGGSEIFPEVFSALVDVFPASQIKNIFASHQDPDIVSSISLWLEVNPSIRCYVSWLWTGFLPHFGGNADTFIPMPDEGMEIVHQNIKLRSIPAHFLHSAGNLNLWDPKAKILFSGDVGAALLPLDETDLIVKDFDKHIRFMEKFHKRWMASEQAKVAWCERISNLKPDMLCPQHGSVFQGPDVERFINWFSELKIGMDALELPKP; encoded by the coding sequence ATGAAAAAGATCCAAACTATATATTCTGATAACGATCACAAGTGGTCTGTCATTGCAAGAGATCCGTCCAAACCAAACTGGTTGATTGACACAAATGAATATTTAATTGAGTCTGATGGAATGGGTTTGCTCACTGATCCGGGTGGAAGCGAAATTTTTCCCGAAGTATTTTCAGCATTGGTGGATGTGTTTCCTGCATCCCAAATTAAAAATATTTTTGCCTCTCACCAAGATCCAGATATTGTTTCTTCGATTTCTCTTTGGTTAGAAGTCAATCCATCAATTCGTTGTTATGTGAGTTGGTTATGGACAGGTTTTTTGCCACATTTTGGGGGGAATGCTGATACTTTCATTCCGATGCCCGATGAAGGAATGGAAATTGTTCACCAAAATATCAAACTCAGATCCATACCAGCGCATTTTTTACATAGTGCAGGAAATTTAAATCTTTGGGATCCCAAGGCAAAAATTCTTTTCAGTGGAGATGTAGGTGCCGCCTTACTTCCTTTAGACGAAACAGACTTGATTGTAAAAGATTTTGACAAACACATTCGATTTATGGAAAAATTTCACAAACGATGGATGGCTTCTGAACAAGCCAAAGTAGCATGGTGTGAACGAATTTCCAACCTCAAACCAGATATGCTTTGCCCACAACATGGCTCTGTGTTTCAAGGTCCCGATGTGGAACGGTTTATCAATTGGTTTTCGGAATTAAAAATCGGTATGGATGCATTGGAATTGCCAAAACCATAA